In Citrus sinensis cultivar Valencia sweet orange chromosome 2, DVS_A1.0, whole genome shotgun sequence, a single genomic region encodes these proteins:
- the LOC127900265 gene encoding uncharacterized protein LOC127900265: MSKGKEKIIEVDDNELDFLPSLLADAAFDSEIPLEPIRSSVRTSARRMSPQTTSSSRNSGDDRSSGSEDTLSEDQGGDYGEMPSPKTSRPEGQSTVGGRALSQDYAIDFITCMTTFDELHDLQVRYDIPDEILLKVRGKKDTPSRPPRGYVTIFLESFKYGLRCPLQPYFARILNGLNLAPSQLNLNGWRLKRVEAVLVNSCSNRELLTTYNLVESGLVSTGYKIEDAVIGALTRKRPRPQAAKRDQNKDAPTAKRANVVQQVPPLKTPPPPPTKVGETSGVAIDPASSSPPVGPRSRLSDN; this comes from the exons ATGTCGAAAGGTAAAGAGAAAATCATTGAGGTTGATGACAACGAGTTAGACTTCCTACCTAGTCTGCTCGCCGATGCTGCCTTTGACTCCGAGATCCCTTTAGAACCTATTAGATCTAGTGTTAGGACTAGTGCTAGGAGAATGTCCCCCCAAACAACCTCCTCGAGCCGAAATAGCGGTGACGATAGATCATCTGGCTCGGAAGACACCCTGAGTGAGGACCAAGGAGGTGATTATGGTGAGATGCCCTCACCAAAAACATCGCGACCAGAAGGGCAGAGTACAGTAGGAGGTAGAGCCTTATCACAGGATTACGCCATTGATTTCATCACGTGTATGACCACATTTGACGAGCTCCATGACCTCCAGGTTAGGTATGATATTCCTGATGAAATACTTCTTAAGGTCCGAGGAAAAAAAGATACTCCTAGCCGGCCTCCTAGGGGATATGTCACCATTTTTCTGGAGAGTTTTAAGTATGGGCTGAGGTGTCCCCTGCAACCCTATTTTGCCCGAATACTTAACGGGTTGAATTTAGCTCCTAGTCAGCTAAACCTCAACGGGTGGAGA CTCAAGCGAGTCGAGGCTGTACTGGTTAATTCCTGCTCGAACCGAGAGCTGCTAACTACTTATAACCTGGTCGAATCTGGTTTGGTGTCCACCGGCTATAAGATAGAGGATGCTGTGATTGGAGCTCTGACTCGGAAACGTCCTCGACCTCAAGCTGCCAAGCGAGACCAGAATAAGGACGCTCCCACTGCAAAGCGGGCGAACGTTGTGCAGCAGGTTCCTCCCCTGAAGACTCCACCACCTCCTCCTACCAAAGTCGGAGAAACTAGCGGAGTAGCCATTGATCCTGCTTCATCTTCTCCTCCCGTTGGGCCAAGATCTCGTTTATCTGACAATTGA
- the LOC102616641 gene encoding protein trichome birefringence-like 42, which translates to MDGSLYVETRSQEKQKWSKRRVSRLGVLSFPNEEQPHELPAFNGTKSQGFRNPRNISLFTVRSVAISVTPSTGFATLIKSDNPVEEEKLCNIFNGKWVYNGEASPLYNEAQCPFLSDQVSCQRNGRPDVEYEKWTWKAEGCEIPRFNATDMLERLKNKRVIIVGDSLNRNQWESLACLLYTAIPPSRVHVDVQNGVYKVLRALDYDCSVEFYWSPFLVQLDASNALGSRILRLDELSASAQKWKGADVMVFNTGHWWVHRGKIKAWELFEHDGKLMENLNVDEAFEIAMETWAHWIDENVDATKTIVFFRSISPEHKGEQWCYNTTEPITDESYVAKFPKSMVEIVKRTIRGMSTPVKYLNITKLSQYRVDAHPTIYTKKREFLIAKQQMQLETYADCSHWCLPGLPDTWNTLVYASMVLSNSRDISNSSHLLFDVSF; encoded by the exons ATGGATGGAAGCCTTTATGTCGAAACTCGTTCGCAGGAGAAACAGAAATGGAGTAAACGACGAGTTTCTCGTTTGGGGGTTTTGAGTTTTCCTAATGAGGAACAACCCCATGAGCTGCCAGCATTTAACGGCACCAAATCCCAAGGGTTTCGTAACCctcg CAACATAAGCCTTTTCACTGTTCGAAGCGTAGCTATATCCGTAACACCCTCCACTGGGTTCGCCACTTTGATCAAGAGTGATAACCCAGTTGAGGAAGAAAAATTATGCAACATTTTCAATGGAAAATGGGTTTATAATGGAGAGGCCAGTCCATTATATAATGAAGCACAATGTCCTTTTCTTAGTGATCAAGTAAGCTGCCAAAGGAATGGCAGACCGGATGTTGAGTATGAGAAGTGGACTTGGAAAGCTGAAGGGTGTGAGATTCCAAG GTTCAATGCAACAGACATGTTGGAGAGGCTTAAGAACAAGAGAGTGATTATTGTAGGAGACTCACTCAACAGAAACCAATGGGAGTCTCTTGCTTGTCTCCTTTATACTGCCATACCTCCTTCTCGAGTCCATGTCGACGTTCAAAATGGCGTCTATAAGGTTTTGAGAGCACTG GACTATGACTGCTCTGTTGAATTCTATTGGAGTCCATTTCTTGTTCAACTAGATGCAAGCAATGCACTTGGCTCTAGGATTCTGAGGCTTGATGAACTCTCTGCCTCTGCCCAGAAGTGGAAAGGTGCCGATGTTATGGTATTCAACACTGGTCACTGGTGGGTGCATCGAGGGAAAATCAAAGC GTGGGAATTATTTGAACATGATGGTAAACTAATGGAGAACTTGAATGTAGACGAAGCATTTGAGATTGCCATGGAAACTTGGGCGCACTGGATAGACGAAAATGTTGACGCAACCAAAACAATTGTCTTTTTCAGAAGCATATCCCCTGAACACAAAGGGGAGCAATGGTGCTACAACACAACTGAGCCCATAACGGATGAGTCTTATGTAGCTAAATTTCCAAAGTCAATGGTAGAAATTGTTAAGAGAACAATTCGAGGCATGAGTACTCCGGTGAAGTACCTAAACATCACAAAGCTCTCTCAGTATCGAGTTGATGCACATCCAACGATTTATACAAAAAAGCGAGAGTTCTTGATAGCGAAGCAACAAATGCAACTGGAGACTTACGCTGATTGCAGTCATTGGTGCTTGCCTGGACTGCCTGATACTTGGAACACGCTAGTGTACGCATCCATGGTTTTATCCAACTCCAGAGACATTTCTAATTCTTCCCATTTGTTGTTTGATGTTTCCTTTTAA
- the LOC102611541 gene encoding uncharacterized protein LOC102611541, whose product MDLKGITWVGHVYQKFEAMCLEVEEIMYQDTVKYVENQVQTVGSTVKKFYSDVIEDLLPPPSVDLVKGAVASNLPLEQNADVGIYKKPKIGIKEEAMKVNNEQLSESSLATTDLDKGAGGGQSFCRFHIEDTSFQPSLGDTLKGVFSDAYSKEYDIRSGHNQSSICMQKISKEDNLPPSEMSGAGPHMERGLRRASSSCELLDKIQEVSDDQVVVDPTPVTTEVASCKSFEEIYDELEKASKGASGALTSSPAAKNCDESESAHSSCSSLSAELNGICTNDGVVSLVGSFVNEDVQPSEFPDPGRSDYSTVDATESNIDVEQGYETVQRVDNIQVEETCVLVNGDELCFVPCREGKHRPYKKKIQDAISSRMRSTRKHEYKQLAVWYNEDEKSKQQNAETKGKPSHGYCELEWELL is encoded by the exons ATGGATCTGAAGGGTATAACCTGGGTTGGGCATGTATACCAGAAGTTTGAAGCTATGTGCTTGGAGGTGGAAGAAATTATGTACCAG GATACTGTTAAGTATGTCGAGAATCAGGTGCAGACAGTTGGTTCAACTGTGAAAAAATTCTATTCGGATGTGATTGAAGATTTGCTTCCTCCACCTTCTGTGGATCTTGTGAAAGGGGCAGTAGCCTCCAACTTGCCTTTGGAACAAAATGCTGATGTTGGGATCtataaaaagccaaaaatagGTATCAAGGAAGAGGCTATGAAGGTCAACAATGAGCAATTGAGTGAGAGTTCACTAGCTACTACTGATTTGGATAAAGGTGCAGGCGGTGGACAGTCTTTCTGCAGGTTTCACATTGAAGATACCTCATTCCAACCATCCTTGGGGGATACTCTCAAAGGAGTATTCTCTGATGCGTACTCAAAAGAATATGACATAAGGAGTGGACATAATCAATCAAGTATTTGCATGCAAAAAATCTCTAAAGAGGATAATTTGCCACCAAGTGAAATGTCTGGGGCTGGCCCTCATATGGAAAGAGGTCTGCGCAGAGCATCATCATCCTGTGAACTGTTGGATAAAATTCAAGAAGTATCTGATGACCAGGTAGTTGTAGATCCAACCCCTGTTACAACTGAAGTGGCTAGCTGCAAGTCctttgaagaaatttatgATGAGTTAGAAAAGGCAAGCAAGGGTGCATCAGGTGCTTTAACTAGTAGCCCAGCAGCTAAAAATTGTGATGAGAGTGAAAGTGCTCATTCCTCTTGTAGCAGCCTTTCAGCAGAACTTAATG GCATTTGTACAAACGATGGGGTTGTTTCTCTGGTTGGGTCCTTTGTGAATGAAGATGTACAGCCAAGTGAATTTCCTGATCCTG GACGATCAGATTACTCGACTGTGGATGCAACTGAGAGTAATATTGATGTTGAACAGGGATATGAAACTGTTCAACGAGTTGATAATATCCAAGTTGAGGAAACTTGTGTTCTGGTGAACGGAGATGAACTTTGTTTTGTTCCTTGCAGGGAAGGCAAACACAGGCCTTACAAG AAAAAGATTCAAGATGCTATTTCATCAAGAATGAGATCTACAAGAAAGCATGAATATAAACAGCTTGCTGTATGGTATAATGAGGATGAAAAATCCAAGCAACAAAATGCTGAAACGAAGGGAAAACCATCTCATGGTTACTGTGAGTTGGAATGGGAGCTTCTTTAG
- the LOC102611255 gene encoding uncharacterized protein LOC102611255, with amino-acid sequence MALCAPTQKLSLAFYAETRSTRTKQSTTVRMAASSDVATYEEGQLERPKWAGETPLSRLVGALISFKPISAVLKFGARQVLISTAEKNDIPWRAMTKEILESDVYKEMESIQNRSIVYPDYYLNPFHAYDDGNLSWLAAAEAEAANMSMTRRAIPYASSVDKANDVMRGNWLQAIEKHHQQYAGETRDILDIGCSVGVSTKCLADKFPSAKVTGLDLSPYFLAVAQLKEKKGGPRKNPISWVHAIGEDSGLPSKSFDVVSLSYVLHECPERTIIALLKEAFRLLRPGGTIALNDIAPKSKILQVYTVEIEDQNDVESENEETEAIEFVLFQVSECYVYLIPPRKSAASYRADEWNVNKWAWEGMLKVVSKGEECIIKLEDKSTGELYARAFLRKGELHPVEPVIDSSRYFVLRIEENIGGRLRHAFIGIGFRERTEAYDFQAALHDHMKYLDKKKTAEEMEQQFQSTSAVDYSLKEGETLHLHLKNKSSGRVKSKFFEQGLNDLSLDDKGNRKEPVICLKPLPPPPAPLSPATAARMSPSNSPQKFSLEGSSKDASPDSTKEDSKEQHSPESPNTEDIPDDDFGDFQAAG; translated from the exons ATGGCGCTCTGTGCACCAACCCAGAAGCTGTCTCTTGCCTTCTACGCAGAAACAAGAAGTACAAGAACAAAACAGTCGACGACTGTACGGATGGCTGCGTCATCTGACGTGGCTACGTACGAGGAGGGACAGCTGGAACGACCCAAGTGGGCCGGAGAGACACCTCTGTCTCGTCTTGTCGGAGCTCTCATTTCCTTCAAGCCCATCTCCGCTGTCCTCAAGTTTGGTGCAAGACAAGTCCTCATCAG TACTGCTGAAAAGAATGACATTCCATGGCGGGCAATGACAAAGGAAATTCTGGAGTCGGATGTTTATAAGGAGATGGAGAGCATTCAAAACCGCTCCATTGTTTACCCAGACT ATTATCTTAATCCCTTTCATGCATATGATGATGGTAACCTTTCATGGCTG GCTGCAGCTGAAGCAGAAGCAGCAAACATGTCAATGACAAGACGAGCAATACCTTATGCTTCTTCAGTAGACAAAGCAAATGATGTTATGCGGGGAAATTGGCTTCAAGCAATTGAGAAACATCACCAACAATACGCTGGAGAGACTAGAGACATTTTGGATATTGGATGCTCTGTTGGTGTGAGCACAAAATGTCTTGCTGACAAATTCCCTTCCGCTAAAGTTACC GGGTTGGATCTGTCGCCTTACTTTCTTGCTGTAGCTCaacttaaagaaaagaaaggaggCCCAAGAAAGAATCCAATTAGTTGGGTGCATGCAATTGGAGAAGACTCAGGCTTACCTTCCAAGTCATTTGACGTTGTCTCTCTTAGCTATGTG CTCCATGAATGTCCTGAAAGAACAATAATTGCCTTATTGAAGGAAGCATTTCGCCTGCTTCGACCTGGAGGCACAATTGCTTTGAATGATATCGCG CCAAAGTCGAAGATCCTTCAGGTATATACTGT AGAAATAGAGGATCAAAACGACGTCGAGAGCGAGAACGAAGAAACTGAAGCTATAGAGTTTGTTCTCTTTCAAGTCTCGGAATGTTACGTTTATTTG ATACCCCCGAGGAAAAGTGCAGCTTCATACAG GGCTGATGAATGGAATGTTAACAAATGGGCATGGGAGGGAATGCTAAAAGTTGTCAGCAAGGGAGAAGAGTGCATTATCAAACTTGAAGATAAGTCCACAG gTGAGTTATATGCTCGGGCATTTTTGAGAAAGGGTGAACTGCATCCAGTGGAACCTGTGATTGATAGCAGCAG GTACTTTGTTCTTCGGATAGAGGAAAACATAG GTGGTCGCCTTAGGCATGCTTTCATTGGCATCGGATTCCGGGAAAGGACAGAAGCTTATGATTTCCAAGCAGCCCTTCATGATCACATGAA ATAtttggacaaaaagaaaactgcAGAAGAGATGGAACAGCAATTCCAGAGCACATCAGCTGTTGATTACAGTTTAAAAGAGGGGGAGACCCTTCACCTCCATCTAAAGAAC AAAAGCAGTGGCCGAGTGAAATCCAAGTTTTTTGAGCAGGGTCTGAATGATCTCTCATTGGACGACAAGGGTAACCGTAAAGAACCCGTGATTTGTCTCAAACCACTGCCACCTCCCCCAGCACCTCTTTCACCTGCTACAGCTGCTCGGATGTCTCCCTCAAACTCACCACAAAAATTCAGTCTTGAAGGAAGTTCTAAGGATGCGTCTCCAGACTCAACCAAAGAAGACTCAAAAGAACAACATTCCCCCGAAAGCCCAAATACTGAGGATATACCAGATGATGATTTTGGGGATTTTCAAGCTGCAGGATGA